The uncultured Eubacteriales bacterium region TCGAGGCCCCGGGTGGGCTGGACGAAGATCATCAGGGGGGACCCCAGCTCGATCTCCCGGGCGACGATGGCCTTTTGCTGGTTGCCGCCCGACATGGAGCGGACGATGGTATCCTTCCCCTGGCCGGAGCGGACGTCGTACTCCTCAATGAGCGTTTCCCCGTATTTGTCGAACTCGTCCTCGTGGAGGATGCCCTTTCGGCAGAAGGGGGGCTTATAGTAGCTCTTGAGAGCCAGGTTGCTGGAGAGGGGAAAGTCCAGCACCAGGCCTACCTCATGCCGGTCTTCGGGGATATAGGAGATACCGGCCTCGCTCCTGGCGCGGACGCTGGAGCAGGTGATGTCGGCCCCCTGAAGCTTGATGCTGCCCTCGGCTGCGCTCAGCATACCGGCAACCGCGTCGGCGATCTCGGTCTGGCCGTTGCCGGAGACGCCCGCAATGGCAAAAATCTCCCCCGCCCGGATGGAGAAGGACACGTCCTTCACCACGGGGAAGCCATCGGTGTTTTTCACGGTGAGGTGCTCGACCTTCAAAACCTCGCCGCCGAACCTGGGCGCATTCTTCTCCACGGAAAAGTCCACCTCCCGGCCCACCATCAGGTTTGCCATGGTCTGGGTGGAGGTGGAGGGTACGTCCAGCACGTCGACGAGCTTGCCCCGGTTCAGGATGGCGCAGCGGTCGGCCACCTGCTTGATCTCCTCCAGCTTGTGGGTGATGAGGATGATGGTCTTTCCGCCCTCCCGCAGCGAGCGGATGATCTTGAGGAGAAAGTCGATCTCCTGAGGGGTGAGTACGGCGGTGGGTTCGTCAAAAATGAGGATTTCCGCCTCGCGGTAGAGCATCTTTAAAATCTCGACGCGCTGCCGGGTGGAGACGTTTACATCCTCAATTTTTGCCCTGGGGTCCACCTCCAGGCCGTACTGCCTGGAGAGGGCGGCCACCTTCTCATTGGTGCCCTTGATGTCCACCACCGGGAGAAGTCCGGCACGGCGCTTGGGCTCGATGCCCAGGATGATGTTCTCGGCAATGGTGTAATTGCTCACCAGCTTGAAGTGCTGGTGCACCATGCCGATGCCAAGCTTGGTGGCGTAGTTGGGAGAAGAGATGTGCTCTCTCTTGCCCCGGACCCAGATCTCCCCCTCGTCGGGCTCGTACATGCCGAACAGCATACTCATGAGGGTGGATTTGCCCGCGCCGTTTTCGCCCAGCAGGGCGAAAATCTCACCTTTCCTGATTCCCAGGGAAATGTCACTGTTGGCTACGATGCCTGGAAAGCGTTTGGTGAGGCCCCGCATTTCCACGATGTACTCGTCTGCCATCCACATCACGCTCCTCATTAAGAGGGCCGCGGCTAAAATATCACAATAGTTTAGCCGCGGCTCTTATCCATATTAAAGGCCGGGGAACTCCTCGGGAGTGGTGCCGCTGAAGTTGGCGGCGGGCGCGATGGCGCCGTCCTTCACCTTGCCGTAGAGGTCGGCCAGGGTCTTCAGGGTGTCCGCGCTCAGCTGCTGACGGCCCTCGGCGGATACGTAGCCGGTGGAGTCGGTGTCGGCGTGGAGGACCACGTTGCCGCCCTTGAAGGAGCCGTCGACCACGGCGTTGAGCTGCCGCTCCACGTTGATTGCCATGTTTTTGAGGACGCTGGTGAGCATGATGTTGGCCGAGCCGTTTGTGCCGTCGTTGTACTGATCCACGTCGCAGCCGATGACCATCACGTTGCCTGCCTCCTTGGCGGCGGTGAACACGCCGTTGCCCGAGGCGCCGGCGGCCACGAAGATGATATCGCAGCCCTGCTGGATGAGGGCGTTGCCCACCACCTTGCCCTGGGCCTCGTCGCCGAAGTTGCCGGTGTAGTTGCCGCCCACGTTGGCCCCGGTCACGTCGGTGCCGGCATAGGAGGCGATCTCCACGACCTCAGCCTTGGCGCCCAGGTTCTTGACGGCGTAGTTCACGCCGGATTCAAAGCCAAACTGGTAGTTGACGTTGGAGGGATAGGCGACGCCGTTTACCACGGCCACCTTGCCGGTCTTGGTCTCAAGGGCGGCGGACACGCCGGCAAAGAAGCCGCTCTCGTTCTCGGCAAACTGCATGGCGTAGACGTTCTCCAGCTCCACGTCGGCGCCGTCGGCGGAGGGGAAGGAGTCCACCAGGATGAACTTCTTGGTGGGGTTCTCCTGCGCCACGGTGGAGATGCCGGCAAACTGGAAACCGGTACAGACCAGCACGTCGTAGTCAGCCACGATGTCGGTCACAGCCTGGACGGCGGCGGCGGGGTCGCCGGTGGACTCCTGGACGGGGGTCACGCTGTCGATGTTGCCGCGGGCGGCGATGAAATTCTTGATGCCGTTGTAGTTGTCCTCATTGAAGGAGCCGTCGTCCACGGTGTTGGGGCTGGTGACGATGGCGATCTTCAGGGGAGTGGCGGCGGGAGTGGTGCTGCTGGGGGCCGTGCTGGCGCTGGGGGCGGGGGTAGAGGAGCCGGAGGGGGCGGGAGACGTGCCGCCGGTGCCGCCGCAGGCGGCCAGAGCGAAGACCATGGACGCGGAGAGGAGTAGCGCGGTCAGTTTTTTACCGATTTTCATGTTCATTTTCCTCCTTAAATCATATGCCTGTAAGCCGCCGGGAAGGCGGTCATTCAGCGAAGAGCGCGGCCAGGGACTCGGTATAGGGTGCGCGGCAGATGCCCTTCTCCGTGACGATGCCGGCAATGAGGGTGTTGTCGGTCACGTCGAAGGCGGGGTTGTAGCATTTGACTTCGGGCAGAGCCATAGGCTCGCTATAGAACTTGCTCTTGATTTCGCCTGGGTCGCGCAGCTCGATCTCAATGTCCGCGCCGGTCTTGCACTTCATATCGATGGTGGAGGTAGGGCCCAGGACGTAGAAGGGGATGCCGTAGTGCTTGGCGAGGATGGCCACACCGCTGGTGCCGATCTTATTTGCGGCGTCGCCGTTGGCGGCTACCCGGTCACACCCCACAAAACAGGCCTGGATCCAGCCGTTCTTCATAACGATGGAGGCCATATTGTCACAGATGAGGGTCACGTCGATGCCCGCCTTCTGCAGCTCATAGGAGGTGAGGCGCGCGCCCTGGAGGAGGGGGCGGGTCTCGTCGGCAAAGACCTTAAACTCCATGCCCTTCTCCTTGCCGAGGAACAGGGGGCCCAGGGCGGTGCCGTACCGGGAGGTGGCCAGGGGGCCGGCGTTGCAGTGGGTGAGTATGCCGTCTCCGTCCTTGATGAGGGTGAGGCCGTACTCGGAGATGGCCCGGCACATGGCGATATCCTCCTCGTGGATGGCCCGGCACTCCCGGCCCAGCAGCTCCACCACCTGGGCCACCGGCATGTCGGCGTTGGCGGAGACCACGCGCTCCATGCGGTTCAGGGCCCAGGAGAGGTTCACGGCGGTGGGGCGGGAGGAGTTGAGGTACTCCTTGTGCTCATGGAATTTCTTGGCGAAAGAGGCATAGCTGCCTTCATCCATCTGTGCGGAGAGCGCATAGACGCAGTAGGCCGCGCAGATGCCGATGGCGGGCGCGCCGCGCACCCGGAGGAGGAGAATGGCCTCGTACATCTCCTCGGGGGTGCGGAGCGTCAGGTACTCGGTGCGATTGGGGAGCTGGGTCTGGTCGATAATGACTACGCTTTTCCCGTCGTCCCCCAGGCGGACGTTATCCACATGGGTAACCTTGGTCACAGAGTCGGACATGCGGTAGGCTCCTTTCTATTCCCCATTTATCGTAGGGGCGCACAGTGCGCGCTCACTCAGTAATTCATATATCCGCCGTCCACCGTGAGCAGGTGGCCGTTGACATAGTCGGAGGCATGGGAGGCCAGGAAAATCACCGGACCCATCAGATCCTCGGGGACGCCCCAGCGGCCCAGCGGGATCTGGGCGGTGATGGAGGCCACGGCCTCTTTCTGCTTGCGGAGATTTCCCGTATTATCGGTGACCATATAGCCCGGCGCGATGCCGTTTGTCTGGATGCCGTATTTACCCCACTCGTTGGCGAGGGCATGGGTAAGGCCGGCCACGGCGTGCTTGCTGGCCACATAGGCCGCGTCCCCCGAGCCGCCCTTCCAGGATTGGACCGAGCAGGTGTTGATGATCTTACCGCCGCCCAGGGCAATCATCTGTTTGCCGATCTCCCTTGTCAAAAGGAAGAGGGAGCGGAGATTTACTTCCATCACGGCATCAAAGTCCTCCATGCTGTGGTCCTCGGCAGGGGAGAGGCGGATGATGCCGGCGTTGTTGACCAAAATGTCCACATGGCCGAAGGCGGCGATGGCCTCGGCCGCGACGGCGGGGACGGCAGCTCGGTCGCCCAGGTCTGCTTTGATCTCATAGGTCCGGCGGCCCAGCGCCTCGACCTGGGCCTTGGTGTCCCCCATGCCGCGCGGCCCCACGCCGATGATGTCGGCCCCAGCCCCCGCAAGGGCCACAGCCATGGCCTGGCCCAGCCCCCGGCTCACGCCGGTGACCAAAGCCGCCTTGCCTTCCAGAGAGAAGAGAGAGAGGTCCATAGCCGTCGCCTCCTTATTCATAGATCTCGTTGGGGAGCGGGCGCTCGGGGAGCAGGCAGTCCTCATCCCGGAAGGCGGGAGCCACCACGCAGGAGACTAAGACGAAGTCCCCGTCCACCACCCGGGTGGTCTGCCACTGCCCGGCCGGGGCTGCAATTTGAAAGCCCTCCGCCTCGTCCAGCCGCGGCCCCAAACGGAGGGTTTGCCCGGCGACAGGGGCGCTTCCGTCGCCGCCCAAAGTCATCTCCAGGCTGCCCCCCTGGTGCCAGCACCAGACTTCGCTCGGCTCCAGCCTGTGCCAGCGGGAGATCTCTCCCCGCCGGAGCATGTAGTAGATGTAGCTGCAGGTGTCGTTCCCGCCGTTCTCGACGCCGGAGCGCCAGACAAAGCGGAACCAGCCGCCCTCCGGGTGGGGCTCCAGGCACAATTTTTCAATGAGCTCTTCGGCTGTGTGAATCATTTCGTCTCCCCCTTGGGCATGGCCTCCACCACGCGGACGCCGCGCTGGGCAAAGAATTCGCCCCAACCGTCGTCCAGCGTGTCCAGAATGACGGCGTTCAGGCTTTCAAGGCCGGAGATGCGGTAAAAAGCGGTGAGGCCCAGCTTGGTGCGGTCGGCCACAAGATAGCGCTCTTTGGCACGGCTGAGCATCAGGCGGCGCAGACTGCCGTTGACGGGAAGCCCGTCGGTGACATCCCCCTCACGGCTCAGACCCCGGCAGGAGACGAAGGCTTTGTCCACATAGTAGGTGCACAGCGCCTCCTCCGCGGTGGGTCCCACAAAGCACTGGGTCTTCCGATCCAGCTTGCCGCCGACCAGGTGGAGCCTGCAGGAGGAGCGCCCGGAGAGGAAGTTGGCGATTTTCAAAGAGTTGGTGACCACCGTCAGCCCATCAAAGTCCGTGAGGTGCCGGGCGATGGCTAGGCAGGTAGTACTCTCGTCCAGAGAGACCGTATCCCCGGGATGGACCAGCTCGGCGCAGGCGCGGCCGATGGAGGCCTTGGCCTCGGTGAGGAGGGATTCCCGGATGGTGATGTCGACCTCGTTGCGGACGCCCTGGTGAATATACGCGCCCCCGTAGGTCTTGATGAGCTTGCCCTCCTGCTCCAGAATGGACAAGTCCTTGCGCACAGTCTCTCCGGTGACGGAGAAGACCTCGCAGAGGTCTTTCACCAGCACGCTCTTGTTCCGGGTTAGCAGGTCCATAATTTTGGCGCGGCGCTCGGGGGCAAGCAAGGCAGCGCCCGGCTCCGGCCGGTTCACTGCCTGCCCCCGGCCAGCTTTTGATAAAAGCCGGTCATAGAGCGGAGCGTCTCGGCCTGTTCGGGGCTGATCTCCACCCCGCCGCCCAGGCGGTCCACGTATAAGTAAACCTTTGCGGTCTGCTCGACGACCTCCAACCGGTCGAAGGCCGACCAGAGAGACGGCCCCCAGGCGAGCGCGCCGTGGTTGGCGAGGAGGATGGCGCTGTGGTCCGCGACAAAGGGCGCCACGCTGTCAGGCACCTGGTCGGTGGAGGGCATGGCAAACTCGGTGACGGGAACGTCACCCAGACCCACCACCATTTCGGCGAGATATCGCTCCTTCAAAGGGCGGCGGGCAATGGCGAAGGCGGTGGAGACGGGGGGGTGGGCGTGGACCACGCTCATCACGTCGGGCCGAGCACGGAAGACCATCAGATGCATCTTGCTCTCGCTGGAGGGATAGCGATCGCCCTCCAGAATATTGCCCTCCAGATCGGTATGCACCAGCATGTCGGCGGTCATGCGCCCCTTACTCACCCCGGAGGGGGTAATCAGAATCTCGTTTTCGGCTACCCGGACCGAGATGTTCCCGTCATTGCTTACCACATAGCCACGGTCGTACAGGAGCTTGCCCACGAGGCAAATTTCTTCTTTGATACGGTCCAAAGAATCCATATGTATCACTCTCTTTCTCAACTGACGCCTGGACTCGGCCACTATTGAGTCAAATGTCGAAATCAACAAAAACCAATTGAAATCAATTGGTTTTCCCTTTTTTGAAAGTGTAGCATAGACTCCGGCAAAGCGCAAGATAGAACGCCTGTTTTCTGGTAAAAGCACAAAATCAGGGGAAAAAAGAGCCGCTGAATCATAAGATTCGGCGGCCTTTCCGGCAGGTATATGATAGGTGCCGGATTCAATATTGTGTTGGTTTTATACCTATATTACCCTTTAACCTTTTTGATGGGCAGCCATAACTTAAACCCAACCAATCCGGCGTCACCGATATTTGGATTCTTCCACCATTCCCTTGAAAAAAGCTGTTCTTCCCTGTGGCGCCTTTCTTGAAAATCAAATTCATACCCATCCATATCCTTTAAGTACTCAGACATAACGCCGAAAGCTGTTTGCATGGATGAACCAATATCTATACTTCCGTCATCATGGAACTCATTCAATGCGATATCTCCCACTAAAAATAATCCTTTCGGCGCATCACAAACATCAGCGCCTAAAAAACGATCGCCATTTCCTTCCTCTCCAAGCAAAAACATCTGCATGACATATTCGTGTGAACCCGCTTCCTCATTAGGCTGATGTTCTTCCCCCTCCTGGTGATGCCCCTTAGGTGCACACCCGACACAGCGGCGAGCAGCGTAATCACTTAGATTATGAACAGCCCATTCCCGCAGTAAATCTCCAGCCACTCCCTCCGGCCCTTTGCAGTTTGCAAGAAAAGAAACCACGCGTTCATTGCTGTGTTCTTCAATACGAATCAAAGGATTTATGTCCATATTGAAATTCCCTCCGTTCATTCAAATTTGAAATGAACTATATTATATCAAAGAACGCTGCAGATTTACAGAACTCTCTATCTTATAAACTGCTGGACCATGGCTTCAGATTTTAAATTTGAAGCTCAATTCCAAATAGAGGTGAGAGAAAAGCGCGGTGCGACTTGAGCAGAAGTTCTTTAAGAAAAAAGAATTTGGGGGGCAAAAGCATTGAAAACGCAGAAAAAACGCGAATTATGCAAAATGACGAAGGGCCTGGGCTTATGCAAAAAATTCGCTTGACATTATTTTGTCGATATATTATATATTAATTGTATACACGATATATACGATGTGTGTATCGCGCAAGAGGGATGGGGGAAAGCCGCATGAGCGCAGCAGACCCTCCTGGGAAAGAGAGGTCTTGTACAAGGAAAAAACATGATTCCCGAGCGGCGTATTTCAAAATCGGATTAAAAATGTT contains the following coding sequences:
- a CDS encoding conserved exported hypothetical protein (Evidence 4 : Homologs of previously reported genes of unknown function); protein product: MKIGKKLTALLLSASMVFALAACGGTGGTSPAPSGSSTPAPSASTAPSSTTPAATPLKIAIVTSPNTVDDGSFNEDNYNGIKNFIAARGNIDSVTPVQESTGDPAAAVQAVTDIVADYDVLVCTGFQFAGISTVAQENPTKKFILVDSFPSADGADVELENVYAMQFAENESGFFAGVSAALETKTGKVAVVNGVAYPSNVNYQFGFESGVNYAVKNLGAKAEVVEIASYAGTDVTGANVGGNYTGNFGDEAQGKVVGNALIQQGCDIIFVAAGASGNGVFTAAKEAGNVMVIGCDVDQYNDGTNGSANIMLTSVLKNMAINVERQLNAVVDGSFKGGNVVLHADTDSTGYVSAEGRQQLSADTLKTLADLYGKVKDGAIAPAANFSGTTPEEFPGL
- the mtnA gene encoding Methylthioribose-1-phosphate isomerase is translated as MSDSVTKVTHVDNVRLGDDGKSVVIIDQTQLPNRTEYLTLRTPEEMYEAILLLRVRGAPAIGICAAYCVYALSAQMDEGSYASFAKKFHEHKEYLNSSRPTAVNLSWALNRMERVVSANADMPVAQVVELLGRECRAIHEEDIAMCRAISEYGLTLIKDGDGILTHCNAGPLATSRYGTALGPLFLGKEKGMEFKVFADETRPLLQGARLTSYELQKAGIDVTLICDNMASIVMKNGWIQACFVGCDRVAANGDAANKIGTSGVAILAKHYGIPFYVLGPTSTIDMKCKTGADIEIELRDPGEIKSKFYSEPMALPEVKCYNPAFDVTDNTLIAGIVTEKGICRAPYTESLAALFAE
- the yufO gene encoding Uncharacterized ABC transporter ATP-binding protein YufO; this encodes MWMADEYIVEMRGLTKRFPGIVANSDISLGIRKGEIFALLGENGAGKSTLMSMLFGMYEPDEGEIWVRGKREHISSPNYATKLGIGMVHQHFKLVSNYTIAENIILGIEPKRRAGLLPVVDIKGTNEKVAALSRQYGLEVDPRAKIEDVNVSTRQRVEILKMLYREAEILIFDEPTAVLTPQEIDFLLKIIRSLREGGKTIILITHKLEEIKQVADRCAILNRGKLVDVLDVPSTSTQTMANLMVGREVDFSVEKNAPRFGGEVLKVEHLTVKNTDGFPVVKDVSFSIRAGEIFAIAGVSGNGQTEIADAVAGMLSAAEGSIKLQGADITCSSVRARSEAGISYIPEDRHEVGLVLDFPLSSNLALKSYYKPPFCRKGILHEDEFDKYGETLIEEYDVRSGQGKDTIVRSMSGGNQQKAIVAREIELGSPLMIFVQPTRGLDIGAIENIHRQILEQRDAGHAILLISLELDEIMGLADTIGVLYSGELLKIAPADSLTTNEVGQFMMGVKKA
- a CDS encoding L-fuculose phosphate aldolase: MDSLDRIKEEICLVGKLLYDRGYVVSNDGNISVRVAENEILITPSGVSKGRMTADMLVHTDLEGNILEGDRYPSSESKMHLMVFRARPDVMSVVHAHPPVSTAFAIARRPLKERYLAEMVVGLGDVPVTEFAMPSTDQVPDSVAPFVADHSAILLANHGALAWGPSLWSAFDRLEVVEQTAKVYLYVDRLGGGVEISPEQAETLRSMTGFYQKLAGGRQ
- a CDS encoding Transcriptional regulator, AraC family (fragment); this translates as MDINPLIRIEEHSNERVVSFLANCKGPEGVAGDLLREWAVHNLSDYAARRCVGCAPKGHHQEGEEHQPNEEAGSHEYVMQMFLLGEEGNGDRFLGADVCDAPKGLFLVGDIALNEFHDDGSIDIGSSMQTAFGVMSEYLKDMDGYEFDFQERRHREEQLFSREWWKNPNIGDAGLVGFKLWLPIKKVKG
- the kduD gene encoding 2-deoxy-D-gluconate 3-dehydrogenase (Evidence 2a : Function of homologous gene experimentally demonstrated in an other organism; PubMedId : 1766386, 2836407; Product type e : enzyme), producing the protein MNKEATAMDLSLFSLEGKAALVTGVSRGLGQAMAVALAGAGADIIGVGPRGMGDTKAQVEALGRRTYEIKADLGDRAAVPAVAAEAIAAFGHVDILVNNAGIIRLSPAEDHSMEDFDAVMEVNLRSLFLLTREIGKQMIALGGGKIINTCSVQSWKGGSGDAAYVASKHAVAGLTHALANEWGKYGIQTNGIAPGYMVTDNTGNLRKQKEAVASITAQIPLGRWGVPEDLMGPVIFLASHASDYVNGHLLTVDGGYMNY
- a CDS encoding Transcriptional regulator, DeoR family, with the translated sequence MNRPEPGAALLAPERRAKIMDLLTRNKSVLVKDLCEVFSVTGETVRKDLSILEQEGKLIKTYGGAYIHQGVRNEVDITIRESLLTEAKASIGRACAELVHPGDTVSLDESTTCLAIARHLTDFDGLTVVTNSLKIANFLSGRSSCRLHLVGGKLDRKTQCFVGPTAEEALCTYYVDKAFVSCRGLSREGDVTDGLPVNGSLRRLMLSRAKERYLVADRTKLGLTAFYRISGLESLNAVILDTLDDGWGEFFAQRGVRVVEAMPKGETK
- a CDS encoding conserved hypothetical protein (Evidence 4 : Homologs of previously reported genes of unknown function), coding for MIHTAEELIEKLCLEPHPEGGWFRFVWRSGVENGGNDTCSYIYYMLRRGEISRWHRLEPSEVWCWHQGGSLEMTLGGDGSAPVAGQTLRLGPRLDEAEGFQIAAPAGQWQTTRVVDGDFVLVSCVVAPAFRDEDCLLPERPLPNEIYE